ATCCAGACGAATACCCTTCATCGTCATGCCAGCGGATTGGCACGCGGCAATCGCGCGCTTAACGCCCTGCACCGTGTCATAGGTATCCACCAAAAACACGCCGTTATGCGGCATGGCCCGGGCGTAATCGGCGAAGGATTCAACCTCGTCCTCATACACCATCACCCATGCGTGGGCGAATGTTCCGGTGGATGGAATGCCATAGGCCAAATCGGCCTGCATGTTCGATGTGCCCGCAACGCCGCCAATCCATGCGGCGCGGGATGGTTCCAACCCGCCAATACATTGGGCGCGGCGCAAACCAAATTCCAAAATCGGCGCGCCACCGGCGACATCCGTTAAGCGCGCGGCCAATGTGGCGAACAAGGATTGCGAATTGATGACGTTCAGCAACGCGGCCTCGACCATCAAACATTGCCACAACGGCCCATGCACACGCATGATGGGTTCATCGGGGAAGGCCAATTCCCCCTCTGGCATGGCATCGATGCTCAGTTCCAGCTTTGCATCCTTCACCATGGCGATAAAATCGTCGGTGAACAAACGATGGTCCACACCCGTGGTCGGGTCGGTGACCATTTTACGTTTCATCCATTCGATTTCGTCCGGTCCGAACCGCCAGTTTTGCAACCATTCAAAAACAATATTCTGCCCCGCCGTGACCAGATAGGCCCCGCCAAACGGGTTTTTCCGAATAAACGCGTGGAACGTCGTATTCACATTGTGTTTGCCGTTGGTAAAGAAGGCCTGTGCCATGGTCAGGGCATATTGGTCCCCCCACAAAACGCTTTGCCGGGCCAAAGGATCTTTGAAATCGGGCATAATGCAATATCCTTACTTAAAACCGTGCCGCAAACGCGCTATGATCGGGCGGCACAGATTGAGGGATTATAGAATGACTGCACCCGCATTGGAACCGTTGCATATTACGCTGGCCCAAACGAACCCGACCGTGGGCGCCGTGACCAAAAATGCGGAAAAAATCCTGCAATATTATAACGATACCCCGGACACCACCGACCTGATCGTTTTTACGGAACTGGTTCTGGCCGGATATTCGCCGGAGGATCTGGTGTTAAAACCGGCCTTCCTTGCGTCCTGCGCCGCCGCAATTGAACAGATTGCCGCCGCCACGGCAGGCCGGCGCACACATATCCTGCTCGGCGCACCAATTTCCAGCGGACAGCCCAAACCGTATAACGCCGCCCTGTTGATCGGTGATGGGAAAATTGTTGAAACGCGATTGAAACATCATCTGCCCAATTACGGCGTGTTTGATGATGAACGCATTTTTACATCCGGTCCCCTGCCCGATCCCATCGCGTTCCGTGGTTATACGCTGGGCGTGATGGTGTGCGAAGATATGTGGTTCCCAGACGTATCCGCCAACCTAAAACAAAACGGCGCCCAAATTTTAATTGCCATTAACGGCAGCCCGTTTGACATGGGCAAACATGAAAAACGCCGCCTCGAGGCGAAAAAGCGCACCGCTGAAACCGGCTTGCCCTTAATCTACACCAATCAGGTTGGCGGACAGGATGCGATTTTGTATGACGGTGCATCCTTCATTATGAATGAAACCGGCGATGTGGTTGCGCAGATGGATACATTTGCCGAAGACCGCGCCGACAGCATCTGGACCATCACAGAAACGGGCAAGGCCCTGTGCCAATGCGACCACACCCGCCATGTTCCCGATGGGCATGAACGCATGTATGGCGCGTTGATGTTGGGCTTGCGTGACTATGTCACCAAAAACGGTTTCCCCGGCGTGGTTCTGGGGCTGTCCGGCGGGATCGACAGCGCCTTAACCGCCGCCATCGCCACCGACGCGCTTGGCCCATCCGCCGTGCATACGGTGATGCTACCCGGCCCATACACCGCGCAGGAAAGTCTGGACGATGCGACGGAAAGCGCGCGTTTACTGGGCATCGCGCACCAATCCATCAACATTATTCCGATGGTTCAGGCGTTTGAAAAGGAACTGGCCTCGAATTTCAACGTCGACACACCATCCATCACATTTGAAAATTTACAATCGCGCAGCCGGGGCGTGGCGTTGATGGCCCTGTCCAATGCGACCAACCGCATGGTTTTGACGACCGGAAACAAATCGGAAATGGCCACAGGATATGCGACCTTGTACGGCGATATGTGTGGCGGATTTAACGCACTGAAGGATGTTTACAAAACCGATGTGTTCGCCCTGTCGCGCTGGCGCAACGCGCATCACCCGGCTGGCAGTTTCGGCCCCCATGGCCCCGTGATGCCGGAACGCACAATCACACGCCCGCCCACCGCCGAATTGCGCGCCAACCAGACGGATCAGGATTCCCTGCCCCCCTATGACGTGTTGGACGCCATCCTGTTCGCCTTGATCGAAGGGGACCAATCCATCGCCGAAATTGTGGCCGCCGGACATGATGTGGACACGGTAACACGGGTGCAAAAATTGCTGGACCGGGCGGAATATAAACGCCGCCAATCCGCCCCGGGCACGAAAATTTCGCGCAAGGCCTTTGGCCCCGACCGCCGTTACCCCATCACCAACGGCTATACGGTTGAAAAACAATAGGTTTTTACACCTAAAGCACCCTTGCGCCGCAGGGGGTAAAACCTCTATATTGCAAGGCCTTACACCGTCCGTCATCCCCGCCTTGTGCGGGGATCCGGCACAATAAACGCGCGGCGCAATGCGCCGCACATAACGACTGGATCCCCGTTCGGCGGCGCGGCTTACGCCGCTTCTGGCCGGGGATGACAGCACTGAGATGATTTTGAAAGGTTTAAACCGTGTCCGTTCGCGTTCGTTTCGCCCCGTCCCCCACCGGTTATCTGCACGTTGGTAACGTGCGCGCCGCCATCGTTACATGGCTGTTCGCGCGCAAAAATGGTGGCAGCTTCCTGCTCCGTATTGACGACACCGACGTGGAACGCAGCAAGCCGGAATACGAAGCCGATATCGAAGCCGCCATGAACTGGCTGGGCCTGAACTGGGACGATCACGCCCGCCAACGCGACCGTGGCGACCGTTACAATGCGGTGATTGAGCAATTGAAATCCAATGGCCGTCTCTACGCCTGCTATGAAACGGCGGATGAACTGGCGCTGAAACGCAAGACTTTGCTGTCCCGCGGCCTGCCCCCGATTTACGATCGCGCGGCGCTGAACCTCACCGACGAGCAAAAAGCCAAATTCGAAGCCGAAGGCCGCAAACCGCACTGGCGCTTTAAAATGAACCCGACATCGATTGAATGGGATGATCTGGTCCGTGGCGCGGTGAAGTTTGATGGCGCACTGGTCTCCGATCCGGTGCTGATCCGTGAAGACGGCACGCCGCTGTACCACCTCTGCTCCGTCATCGACGATATTGATTACAAAATCACCCACGT
The window above is part of the Micavibrio aeruginosavorus ARL-13 genome. Proteins encoded here:
- the pncB gene encoding nicotinate phosphoribosyltransferase, which translates into the protein MPDFKDPLARQSVLWGDQYALTMAQAFFTNGKHNVNTTFHAFIRKNPFGGAYLVTAGQNIVFEWLQNWRFGPDEIEWMKRKMVTDPTTGVDHRLFTDDFIAMVKDAKLELSIDAMPEGELAFPDEPIMRVHGPLWQCLMVEAALLNVINSQSLFATLAARLTDVAGGAPILEFGLRRAQCIGGLEPSRAAWIGGVAGTSNMQADLAYGIPSTGTFAHAWVMVYEDEVESFADYARAMPHNGVFLVDTYDTVQGVKRAIAACQSAGMTMKGIRLDSGDLAYLSKRARALLDAAGFTDAKIVASNDLDEETILAIRQEGGRIDMWGVGTNLATSKAQPALGGVYKLGAVFGADLSQSEIDAMRQQVQAGKMPHLDANFMRDVIKLSEQSIKTSIPGELDVIRYVVYDGDQPVRYNGDTILPVFITDPVRDGVLTHPLTSIRRDDDTRRKRFGPGAHVYRPLVSVFRAGDMVIPLEDVHMARARAMAGLKMLDPAHRRLKNPHVYVVGIEEGLYKNRRDMILRLRDSATAA
- a CDS encoding NAD+ synthase, which produces MTAPALEPLHITLAQTNPTVGAVTKNAEKILQYYNDTPDTTDLIVFTELVLAGYSPEDLVLKPAFLASCAAAIEQIAAATAGRRTHILLGAPISSGQPKPYNAALLIGDGKIVETRLKHHLPNYGVFDDERIFTSGPLPDPIAFRGYTLGVMVCEDMWFPDVSANLKQNGAQILIAINGSPFDMGKHEKRRLEAKKRTAETGLPLIYTNQVGGQDAILYDGASFIMNETGDVVAQMDTFAEDRADSIWTITETGKALCQCDHTRHVPDGHERMYGALMLGLRDYVTKNGFPGVVLGLSGGIDSALTAAIATDALGPSAVHTVMLPGPYTAQESLDDATESARLLGIAHQSINIIPMVQAFEKELASNFNVDTPSITFENLQSRSRGVALMALSNATNRMVLTTGNKSEMATGYATLYGDMCGGFNALKDVYKTDVFALSRWRNAHHPAGSFGPHGPVMPERTITRPPTAELRANQTDQDSLPPYDVLDAILFALIEGDQSIAEIVAAGHDVDTVTRVQKLLDRAEYKRRQSAPGTKISRKAFGPDRRYPITNGYTVEKQ